One genomic window of Haloferax mediterranei ATCC 33500 includes the following:
- a CDS encoding MnhB domain-containing protein → MSGSSGRTTVISRTVARIVVPIILVTAIALLFRGHNLPGGGFIGAVLAAAAFALVYVIFGLDFIQREILDIAPDGSEQHRLVENYRWMASLGLAIAVASSLAPLAFDAPFLTQGVLFLEHVPIYGELEVASAFAFDLGVFFAVVGGLLTIVAEVGNE, encoded by the coding sequence ATGAGCGGGTCATCCGGCCGCACGACGGTCATCTCGCGGACTGTCGCGCGCATCGTCGTCCCCATCATTCTGGTGACGGCGATTGCGCTCCTGTTCCGCGGGCACAACCTGCCGGGCGGCGGCTTCATCGGGGCCGTCCTCGCCGCCGCCGCCTTCGCGCTCGTGTACGTCATCTTCGGGCTGGATTTCATCCAGCGCGAGATTCTCGACATCGCACCCGACGGGTCGGAGCAACACCGACTCGTCGAAAACTACCGCTGGATGGCATCGCTCGGTCTCGCCATCGCGGTCGCATCCAGTCTCGCGCCGCTCGCGTTCGACGCGCCGTTCCTCACGCAGGGTGTGCTCTTTTTGGAGCACGTCCCGATTTACGGCGAACTCGAAGTCGCGAGCGCGTTCGCCTTCGACCTCGGCGTCTTCTTTGCCGTCGTCGGGGGACTCCTCACTATCGTCGCGGAGGTCGGTAACGAATGA
- the mbhE gene encoding hydrogen gas-evolving membrane-bound hydrogenase subunit E yields the protein MQPTPEVVLAVVFLPFLAAAFTPAVYRLLGERTAYFAATVALVTLGLVTDQYLAGAHGTVAFDWIPSLGVSLAFHVDGLALLIAFLASGVGVLILTYSGGYMHGEPGQAKYYATLLAFMGSMLGVALAGDLIALFVFWELTSLSSFILIGHYTGEKSSQYAARKSMLITVSGGLFMLVGFLLLVWASGQTTAIEGTTYSIQLLVEHADVLRAELSSAGLLVPVLVLIGLGAATKSAQVPFHVWLPNAMEAPTPVSAFLHSATMVKAGVYLVGRFRPLFLPKEAAVLGDWTLIFAVLGLLTMTVAAMLAVSATDIKELLAYSTASHLGLIIAAFGFANSYGAEAGAFHILNHASFKAALFMVAGIIAHEAGTRNIDRLGGLRKHLPITAVIAVVASLSMAGFPPFNGFYSKELLFEASYHAAEHMGGIAWAFPVVAVFGSVFTFLYSIKFASLFFGDEPDGLGHVHRPPVAMLVPPAILGALVLAISADPNLFIEGLVGQVYGSVVPGEAHSFSVHFPTKLTPYVIMSIITIVVGAAAFPFYDRIHDAINAALRGPVRANWWYDNFVEGLTTTSVAVTPKIQTGLLRTYATWGLFGFVALALGGYAAAGVPMPNIEGLSVSIPIVLVLLVALVGAFAVDVAPSHVAGVLTLSIVGFMVAIFYILADAPDLALTQLVVETLVLVIFLLVLDRLPAFYGDAPDRLVFIRDGLLSFAVGGTVFLTVLFSTNADPDGSLKEFFIHHAGVPAEHGTFFADFGGGSNIVNVILVDFRGFDTMGEISVVVMASLAILTLIRMRGQGETQ from the coding sequence GTGCAACCCACACCGGAAGTCGTCCTCGCGGTCGTCTTCCTGCCGTTTCTCGCCGCGGCGTTCACCCCTGCCGTTTATCGGCTTCTCGGGGAGCGCACGGCGTACTTCGCGGCCACTGTCGCGTTGGTCACTCTTGGCCTCGTGACGGACCAATATCTCGCGGGGGCGCATGGAACCGTTGCGTTCGACTGGATTCCCTCGCTCGGCGTCTCGCTGGCATTCCACGTAGATGGGTTGGCGCTTCTCATCGCCTTCCTCGCCAGCGGTGTCGGCGTGCTTATCCTCACCTACTCGGGAGGCTACATGCACGGCGAGCCGGGCCAGGCGAAATACTACGCGACGCTGTTGGCGTTCATGGGGTCGATGCTCGGGGTGGCCCTCGCGGGCGACCTCATCGCCCTGTTCGTCTTCTGGGAACTGACGAGTCTCTCGTCGTTCATTCTCATCGGTCACTACACCGGAGAGAAGTCCTCCCAGTACGCCGCTCGGAAGTCGATGCTCATCACCGTCTCCGGAGGGCTGTTCATGCTCGTCGGATTCTTGCTTCTCGTCTGGGCATCCGGCCAGACGACTGCAATCGAGGGCACGACCTACAGCATCCAACTGCTCGTCGAGCACGCGGACGTACTCCGTGCGGAGCTTTCGTCCGCCGGGCTGCTCGTTCCCGTGCTCGTCCTCATCGGTCTCGGCGCAGCCACGAAGTCCGCACAGGTCCCGTTCCACGTGTGGCTTCCGAACGCGATGGAGGCACCCACACCGGTTTCGGCGTTCCTCCACTCCGCGACGATGGTCAAAGCCGGCGTCTACCTCGTCGGTCGCTTCCGACCGCTGTTCCTCCCCAAAGAGGCCGCGGTCCTCGGCGATTGGACGCTTATCTTCGCCGTGCTCGGCCTGCTGACGATGACTGTCGCGGCCATGCTCGCGGTGAGTGCGACCGACATCAAGGAACTACTCGCGTACTCTACTGCGTCCCATCTGGGACTCATCATCGCCGCCTTCGGCTTCGCAAACAGCTACGGTGCCGAAGCCGGCGCGTTCCACATCCTGAACCACGCGAGCTTCAAGGCGGCGCTGTTCATGGTCGCGGGCATCATCGCCCACGAGGCCGGAACACGGAACATTGACCGCCTCGGCGGCCTCCGAAAGCATCTTCCGATTACGGCGGTCATCGCCGTCGTCGCGTCGCTTTCGATGGCCGGCTTCCCGCCGTTCAACGGCTTCTACTCGAAAGAACTGCTGTTCGAGGCGTCCTACCACGCCGCCGAACACATGGGCGGTATCGCGTGGGCCTTCCCGGTCGTCGCGGTGTTCGGGAGCGTCTTCACGTTCCTCTACTCCATCAAATTCGCCTCGCTGTTCTTCGGCGACGAACCCGATGGACTGGGACACGTCCACCGCCCGCCGGTGGCGATGCTCGTTCCGCCGGCCATTCTCGGCGCGCTCGTGCTCGCCATCTCCGCCGACCCGAACCTCTTCATCGAGGGCTTGGTCGGACAGGTCTACGGGAGCGTCGTCCCCGGGGAAGCGCACTCCTTTTCGGTGCACTTCCCGACGAAACTGACGCCGTACGTCATCATGAGTATCATCACTATCGTCGTCGGTGCGGCGGCCTTCCCGTTCTACGACCGAATCCACGACGCTATCAATGCGGCCCTGCGCGGCCCGGTCCGCGCGAACTGGTGGTACGACAACTTCGTCGAAGGACTGACGACCACGAGCGTCGCCGTTACGCCGAAGATTCAGACGGGACTCCTCCGCACGTACGCGACGTGGGGTCTCTTCGGCTTCGTCGCGCTCGCACTCGGCGGCTACGCGGCCGCCGGGGTTCCGATGCCGAATATCGAGGGACTCAGCGTCTCGATTCCCATCGTACTCGTCCTCTTGGTCGCGCTCGTCGGCGCGTTCGCCGTCGATGTCGCACCCTCGCACGTCGCCGGTGTGTTGACGCTCTCTATCGTCGGCTTCATGGTCGCCATCTTCTACATCCTCGCGGATGCACCCGACCTCGCGTTGACGCAACTCGTCGTCGAGACGCTCGTGTTGGTCATCTTCCTGCTCGTCTTGGACCGCCTCCCGGCGTTCTACGGCGACGCACCCGACCGACTCGTCTTCATCCGCGATGGTCTCCTCTCGTTTGCCGTCGGTGGGACGGTGTTCCTCACCGTCCTGTTCTCGACGAATGCAGACCCTGATGGGAGCTTGAAGGAATTCTTCATCCACCACGCGGGCGTCCCCGCCGAACACGGGACGTTCTTCGCGGACTTCGGTGGCGGGTCGAACATCGTCAACGTCATCCTCGTCGACTTCCGCGGATTCGATACGATGGGAGAGATTTCGGTCGTCGTGATGGCGTCGCTTGCCATCCTGACGCTGATTCGCATGCGAGGGCAGGGTGAGACGCAATGA
- the hpt gene encoding hypoxanthine/guanine phosphoribosyltransferase: MDQLRQSLLDAPIIQKGDYEYFVHPISDGVPMLEPGLLREIVIKIIRKADLEDVDKIVTPAAMGIHISTAVSLMTDIPLVVIRKREYGLDGEVSLHQQTGYSEGDMFINDVDEGDRVLVLDDVLSTGGTMKAVLDALDHIGADVVDTVAIIKKAGPTELDDSEHNVKTLINVTVEDGEVVIVDEHGDD; encoded by the coding sequence ATGGACCAGTTGCGGCAGTCCCTTCTCGACGCGCCAATCATCCAAAAAGGAGACTACGAGTACTTCGTACACCCCATCAGCGACGGTGTTCCGATGCTGGAGCCGGGGCTCCTTCGCGAAATTGTCATCAAAATCATCCGCAAGGCGGACCTCGAAGATGTCGACAAAATCGTCACGCCCGCGGCCATGGGCATCCACATCTCCACCGCGGTTTCGCTCATGACGGACATCCCGCTTGTCGTTATCCGCAAGCGCGAGTACGGCCTCGACGGCGAGGTCTCGCTCCACCAGCAGACCGGCTACTCCGAGGGCGACATGTTCATCAACGACGTAGACGAGGGTGACCGCGTGCTCGTTCTCGACGACGTGCTCTCGACCGGTGGCACGATGAAGGCCGTTCTCGACGCCCTCGACCACATCGGTGCAGACGTGGTCGACACCGTCGCTATCATCAAGAAGGCCGGCCCGACCGAACTCGATGACTCGGAACACAACGTCAAGACGCTCATCAACGTGACCGTCGAAGACGGCGAAGTCGTCATCGTCGACGAACACGGCGACGACTAA
- a CDS encoding ArsR/SmtB family transcription factor produces the protein MDGSVASDELLNVLGDTESRALLVALCREPRSAKELGETLDRSLPTVYRRLDRLCECGLVASTTEVRNDGTHYRRYECTFDRTLVSLSEDGFLVEVGSEGETPESER, from the coding sequence ATGGACGGAAGTGTGGCGAGTGACGAACTCCTCAACGTACTCGGAGATACCGAGTCGAGGGCGCTCCTCGTTGCCCTCTGTCGAGAACCACGGTCTGCAAAAGAACTCGGTGAGACGCTCGACCGTTCACTTCCGACCGTATACCGACGACTCGACCGACTGTGTGAGTGCGGTCTCGTGGCATCGACCACGGAGGTACGCAACGATGGGACACACTATCGCCGGTATGAATGTACGTTCGACCGGACGCTTGTCTCGCTGTCGGAAGACGGATTCCTCGTCGAGGTCGGTTCGGAAGGAGAGACACCCGAGAGCGAACGATAG
- a CDS encoding sodium:proton antiporter, producing MTQVFLAAILGILFMIGTYLVLRRDVVRVVWGISIISQSANVYLVTMGGFDGLAPILSGHGGGGPAPSDPIVQALVLTAIVIGFGTTALALVLTYRVYEEHGTIDMYELGGSR from the coding sequence ATGACCCAAGTTTTCCTCGCCGCCATCCTCGGCATCCTCTTTATGATCGGCACGTACCTCGTCCTTCGCCGCGACGTCGTACGCGTCGTCTGGGGTATCAGCATCATCAGCCAATCGGCGAACGTCTACCTCGTCACCATGGGTGGGTTCGACGGACTCGCACCCATCCTCTCCGGTCACGGTGGCGGCGGCCCCGCGCCTTCGGACCCAATCGTGCAGGCGCTGGTGCTCACCGCCATCGTCATCGGCTTCGGGACGACGGCACTGGCCCTCGTCTTGACCTACCGGGTGTACGAGGAACACGGAACCATCGACATGTACGAACTCGGAGGTAGCAGATGA